The following nucleotide sequence is from uncultured Draconibacterium sp..
CGGTGCCGAGATTTACTCGGTTTCAACTGATACACACTTTGTACACAAAGCATGGCACGACACTTCAGAAACAATTAAAAAAATCAAATACCCAATGTTGGCCGATCCAACAGGAGTTTTGTCACGCGGATTTGATGTTATGATTGAAGAAGCCGGTTTGGCTGAGCGTGGAACTTTTATCGTAAATCCACAAGGCGAAATTGTTGCTTATGAAGTGGTAGCAGGAAACGTAGGCAGAAATGCAGATGAACTGCTTCGCCGTTTGAAAGCATTGCAATTTGTTGCTGAAAACCCATCGGAAGTTTGTCCGGCAAAATGG
It contains:
- the ahpC gene encoding alkyl hydroperoxide reductase subunit C; the encoded protein is MSQIGKQVVDFEVQAFANNAFKTVKKEDVLGKWSIFFFYPADFTFVCPTELEDLANKYEEFKATGAEIYSVSTDTHFVHKAWHDTSETIKKIKYPMLADPTGVLSRGFDVMIEEAGLAERGTFIVNPQGEIVAYEVVAGNVGRNADELLRRLKALQFVAENPSEVCPAKWEEGQKTLEPSIDLVGVI